In one Magallana gigas chromosome 7, xbMagGiga1.1, whole genome shotgun sequence genomic region, the following are encoded:
- the LOC136270001 gene encoding uncharacterized protein, which yields MAFSSLYGSSRVETGMQHMSESVFVRMCEIVGTSQQVTLRRETEDIGEMVERRVTPNDRIIEMLSGSMREGFRLIGSDVDRMFWPNNHRVIMDTSQSEYYNTANTTLILSDSSESPPGFTLLQLLTPTTIEQVQSASIRMNDRVYISSSIYRQLTCSAAMPNSTVHGPCGSGVLGGKEYDTAFCFVCDFWPLSASSWTDRCHTWPNPEVVDDIVRNGCHFVAIGHPLGPHEKEEWRLSFSQAEQKCVYAMNHSQFLTYGLLKYFLKEVINHQSDETSKLLCSYHMKTTIFWAIQQNTLPHWCPQNLLAGFWVCFKLLLKWVYKGICPNFFIPQNNLFLTKVHGSAQNRLFVQLHELYKKGLACLLQSSSIRSYIIDVLYNPRAFVCTDESVMVSEFDYDTELFNEIKCYDSILTANLHNNMKCLYAVEQLLNSPLTHYQVAMLQKLTTSTLQHTAFVLHNMYTNTSVNKQMYIADKIYCHMLKLAAKFGCISDILFIAMYYYKTLRYREALSVIKMTKVKLAQPYLMYNGCVDRERYIEAVGGQSWSTKMRQAVAWDIYLDRLINTPCYISELIPEQQSALQKRMPMLYIPVFVMLHFLDFLCYRHIDTTLSQAALDELQVLVHHDQGLCIHDLQRDISWEILGICQQITGNLQAALYSFQQSLIQYPLNNIQTATQSRIQDITGAAPHE from the exons ATGGCTTTTTCCTCTCTCTATGGGTCGTCTCGTGT TGAGACAGGAATGCAGCACATGTCGGAGTCAGTGTTTGTGAGGATGTGTGAGATAGTGGGGACCTCACAACAGGTGACCCTCAGGAGGGAGACGGAGGACATCGGGGAGATGGTGGAGAGACGTGTGACACCTAATGATAGGATCATTGAGATGTTAAGTGGAAGTATGAGGGAAGGGTTCAGACTTATAGGATCAGATGTTGACCGTATGTTCTGGCCAAACAACCACCGAGTGATCATGGACACATCTCAGTCTGAGTATTACAACACGGCAAATACAACCTTGATTCTCTCTGACAGTTCCGagagtccaccaggattcacTCTACTTCAGTTACTGACACCAACAACAATTGAACAAGTCCAGTCAGCAAGTATCAGAATGAATGACAGAGTCTATATATCTAGTTCTATATACAGACAGTTAACTTGTTCCGCAGCAATGCCTAATTCTACTGTACATGGACCCTGTGGTAGTGGTGTACTAGGAGGGAAAGAATATGACACTGCCTTCTGTTTTGTTTGTGACTTCTGGCCTCTATCTGCTTCTTCATGGACAGACAGATGTCACACATGGCCTAATCCTGAAGTTGTTGATGACATTGTCAGAAATGGATGCcactttgtagcaataggacacCCATTAGGACCCCATGAAAAGGAAGAATGGAGACTTTCTTTTTCTCAGGCAGAACAGAAATGTGTGTATGCAATGAACCACAGTCAGTTTTTGACTTATGggttgttaaaatattttcttaaagaaGTCATAAATCATCAATCAGATGAAACCAGTAAACTATTGTGTTCCTATCATATGAAGACAACTATTTTCTGGGCAATTCAACAAAACACTCTACCTCACTGGTGTCCACAAAATCTCCTGGCCGGTTTCTGGGTCTGCTTTAAACTCCTCCTTAAATGGGTGTATAAGGGGATCTGTCCCAACTTTTTCATTCCACAAAATAACTTGTTTCTGACAAAGGTCCATGGTTCAGCACAAAACAGATTGTTCGTACAGTTACATGAATTGTACAAGAAAGGTCTGGCCTGTCTGTTACAGAGTTCCTCTATCAGGTCCTACATCATTGATGTCCTGTACAATCCTAGAGCTTTTGTTTGTACAGATGAGAGTGTAATGGTGTCTGAATTTGACTATGACACAGAACTCTTCAATGAGATAAAATGTTATGATTCTATACTCACAGCAAATCTCCACAATAATATGAAATGCCTATATGCAGTAGAACAGTTGTTAAACTCACCCCTGACACACTATCAAGTTGCCATGTTACAGAAACTTACAACCTCCACCCTTCAGCACACTGCTTTTGTATTACACAACATGTACACTAACACAAGTGTCAACAAACAGATGTATATTGCAGACAAAATATACTGTCACATGCTGAAATTAGCAGCCAAGTTTGGGTGTATTTCTGACATATTGTTcattgccatgtattattacaagacaCTCAGATACAGGGAAGCTTTATCTGTTATAAAGATGACAAAGGTCAAGTTAGCACAGCCATATCTGATGTATAATGGATGTGTAGATAGGGAGAGATATATTGAGGCTGTAGGGGGACAGTCCTGGTCTACAAAGATGAGACAGGCTGTAGCATGGGATATCTATCTAGACCGTCTTATTAACACACCCTGTTACATCAGTGAACTAATACCAGAACAACAGTCTGCTCTACAGAAGAGAATGCCTATGTTATATATCCCAGTGTTTGTAATGTTACACTTCCTAGATTTCTTGTGTTACAGACACATTGATACAACATTATCACAAGCAGCTCTAGATGAGCTACAGGTCCTAGTCCACCATGATCAGGGACTGTGTATACATGATCTACAAAGAGACATCTCCTGGGAGATCCTGGGGATCTGCCAACAGATCACAGGGAACCTTCAGGCTGCTCTATACTCATTCCAACAGTCACTCATACAGTATCCACTGAACAACATACAAACTGCTACACAGAGTAGAATACAAGACATAACAGGAGCTGCCCCACatgaataa